In a single window of the Streptomyces sp. CGMCC 4.7035 genome:
- a CDS encoding chaplin: MRQVTRKGLMTMAAATGVLAVTGGYAHADASANGSATNSPGVLSGNSVQAPVHVPVNVCGNTVNVVGLLNPAAGNSCANKGGGSHAGGGGAHASGHASNSPGVGSGNNVQVPVHAPVNACGNSVNVVGLLNPAVGNDCVNGSHNGGGGSHAGGHTSGSPGVGSGNNVQVPVDVPVNACGNSVNVIGLGNPAAGNDCANTGGGHSTTPPGGGHETPPGGGGGTTPPGGGGGTTPPGGGGGTTPPGTPGHPGTPQHPGGGGSHHINHPGVNSVTQPSGAAQLAHTGSDLSLGVLVPAGAGALLGGALLYRRARAHA; the protein is encoded by the coding sequence ATGCGACAGGTCACCCGCAAGGGCCTGATGACCATGGCGGCGGCGACCGGCGTCCTCGCCGTCACCGGCGGCTACGCGCACGCCGACGCGAGTGCGAACGGATCGGCCACCAACTCGCCCGGCGTGTTGTCGGGCAACTCGGTACAGGCGCCCGTGCACGTCCCGGTGAACGTCTGCGGCAACACCGTGAACGTGGTCGGACTGCTCAACCCGGCGGCGGGCAACTCGTGCGCCAACAAGGGCGGCGGCAGCCACGCCGGGGGCGGCGGCGCCCATGCGAGCGGGCACGCCAGTAACTCGCCGGGTGTCGGCTCCGGCAACAACGTGCAGGTGCCGGTACACGCGCCGGTCAACGCCTGCGGCAACAGCGTCAACGTGGTCGGGTTGCTCAACCCGGCGGTGGGCAACGACTGCGTCAACGGCAGCCACAACGGGGGCGGCGGCTCCCACGCGGGCGGGCACACCAGTGGCTCGCCGGGTGTCGGCTCCGGCAACAACGTGCAGGTGCCGGTGGACGTGCCGGTCAACGCCTGCGGCAACAGCGTGAACGTGATCGGTCTCGGCAATCCGGCGGCCGGCAACGACTGCGCCAACACGGGCGGCGGCCACTCGACCACCCCGCCCGGCGGCGGGCACGAGACGCCTCCCGGCGGTGGCGGCGGTACCACGCCTCCCGGTGGCGGTGGCGGTACCACGCCTCCCGGCGGCGGAGGTGGCACGACGCCTCCGGGCACGCCTGGGCACCCCGGCACGCCGCAGCATCCGGGGGGCGGTGGCTCCCACCACATCAACCACCCCGGTGTGAACTCCGTCACCCAGCCCTCGGGCGCCGCACAGCTCGCCCACACCGGCAGCGACCTGTCCCTCGGCGTGCTGGTGCCGGCGGGCGCGGGCGCGCTGCTCGGCGGCGCGCTGCTCTACCGCAGGGCGCGCGCACACGCGTAA
- the chpH gene encoding chaplin ChpH codes for MIKKVVAAAAATGGLVLAGAGLAVADSGAQGAAVHSPGVLSGNVVQVPVHVPVNVCGNTINVIGLLNPAFGNTCINK; via the coding sequence ATGATCAAGAAGGTCGTCGCTGCTGCGGCTGCCACCGGTGGCCTGGTTCTCGCGGGTGCGGGCCTGGCTGTTGCCGACTCGGGTGCCCAGGGTGCCGCCGTGCACTCCCCGGGTGTCCTGTCCGGCAACGTCGTTCAGGTTCCGGTGCACGTCCCGGTGAACGTCTGCGGCAACACGATCAACGTGATCGGGCTGCTGAACCCCGCCTTCGGCAACACCTGCATCAACAAGTGA
- a CDS encoding M20/M25/M40 family metallo-hydrolase encodes MSQTDTARSVTGQDEVVDLCRELIQIDTSNYGDHSGPGERVAAEYVAEKLAEVGLEPQIFESHKGRASTVARIEGEDPSRPALLIHGHTDVVPANAVDWTHHPFSGEIADGCVWGRGAVDMKDMDAMTLAVVRDRLRSGRRPPRDIVLAFLADEEAGGTYGARHLVDKHPDLFEGVTEAIGEVGGFSFTVNEKLRLYLVETAQKGMHWMKLTVDGTAGHGSMIHRDNAITELSEAVGRLGRYRFPVRVTKTLRHFLDELGDALGTELDPENMDETLAKLGGIAKLIGASLQNTANPTQLGAGYKVNVIPGQATAHVDARYLPGYEEEFLADLDRILGPRVKREDVHADKALETSFDGALVEAMQTALSAEDPIARAVPYMLSAGTDAKSFADLDIRCFGFAPLKLPPELDFAGMFHGVDERVPVDALKFGVRVLDRFIDAS; translated from the coding sequence GTGAGCCAGACGGACACGGCCAGGAGCGTCACCGGCCAGGACGAGGTCGTGGACCTCTGCCGAGAGCTGATCCAGATCGACACCAGCAACTACGGCGACCACTCCGGGCCCGGTGAGCGCGTCGCCGCCGAGTACGTCGCGGAGAAGCTCGCCGAGGTGGGGCTCGAACCGCAGATCTTCGAGTCGCACAAGGGCCGTGCCTCCACGGTGGCCCGTATCGAGGGCGAGGACCCCTCACGGCCCGCGCTGCTGATCCACGGCCACACCGACGTCGTACCGGCCAATGCGGTGGACTGGACGCACCATCCGTTCTCCGGCGAGATCGCCGACGGGTGCGTGTGGGGGCGCGGCGCGGTCGACATGAAGGACATGGACGCCATGACGCTGGCGGTCGTCCGCGACCGGCTGCGCAGCGGGCGCAGGCCGCCGCGCGACATCGTCCTCGCCTTCCTCGCGGACGAGGAGGCCGGCGGGACGTACGGTGCCCGGCACCTGGTCGACAAGCATCCCGATCTCTTCGAGGGCGTCACCGAGGCGATCGGGGAGGTCGGCGGGTTCTCCTTCACGGTCAACGAGAAGCTGCGGCTGTACCTCGTGGAGACCGCGCAGAAGGGCATGCACTGGATGAAGCTGACCGTGGACGGCACGGCCGGTCACGGTTCGATGATCCACAGGGACAACGCCATCACCGAGCTGTCCGAGGCCGTCGGGCGCCTCGGCCGGTACAGGTTCCCGGTGCGCGTGACCAAGACACTGCGGCACTTCCTCGACGAACTCGGCGACGCGCTCGGCACCGAGCTCGACCCCGAGAACATGGACGAGACGCTCGCGAAGCTCGGCGGCATCGCCAAGCTGATCGGCGCCTCGCTGCAGAACACCGCCAACCCGACCCAGCTGGGCGCCGGTTACAAGGTGAACGTGATCCCGGGCCAGGCCACCGCGCACGTCGACGCGCGCTATCTGCCGGGCTATGAGGAGGAGTTCCTCGCCGACCTCGACCGCATCCTCGGCCCGCGCGTCAAGCGCGAGGACGTGCACGCGGACAAGGCGCTGGAGACCAGCTTCGACGGCGCGCTGGTCGAGGCCATGCAGACCGCGCTGTCCGCCGAGGACCCGATCGCCCGCGCCGTGCCGTACATGCTCTCGGCTGGTACCGACGCCAAGTCCTTCGCCGACCTCGACATCCGCTGCTTCGGCTTCGCGCCGCTGAAGCTGCCGCCGGAGCTGGACTTCGCGGGCATGTTCCACGGCGTCGACGAGCGGGTTCCGGTGGATGCGCTGAAGTTCGGCGTACGCGTGCTCGACCGGTTCATCGACGCGTCCTGA
- a CDS encoding DUF5703 family protein, with product MPEYEFVDVYVPRGVSRKDATRLLTDHAEYGHWELDRLSLLRDGSRKVRLRRRIIRQVRATW from the coding sequence ATGCCGGAATACGAATTTGTCGACGTGTACGTACCGCGCGGGGTCTCCCGCAAGGACGCCACACGTCTGCTGACCGACCATGCCGAGTACGGACACTGGGAGTTGGACCGCCTGAGCCTGCTGCGAGACGGCAGCCGCAAGGTGCGGTTGCGCCGGCGGATCATTCGCCAGGTGCGCGCCACGTGGTGA